One genomic window of Campylobacter fetus subsp. fetus includes the following:
- a CDS encoding metal ABC transporter substrate-binding protein codes for MKKISIFIFVIAMIGSLNAQKLEVLTSFTILADIAKNVAKDSANVNSLTKMGTEIHGYEATPKDILKAKKADIILYNGLNLELWMDKFLSNAKKPSYNLSDGVTPILISDGGYKGKPNPHAWMSIKNVQIYIKNIVEIFSRHDPKNADIYAKNADEYIKILNDLDSKFKAEFAKVPLEQRYLITSEGAFSYLTKEYDLKELYIWSVNSDEQGTTKQIKNLVDKIKNSEAKVIFSESTISPKPAMTIANESGIRYGGVLYVDSLSKEIPTYVDLMKTTVSTIINGLNNGKN; via the coding sequence ATGAAAAAAATATCTATTTTTATATTTGTAATAGCAATGATTGGTTCTTTAAATGCACAAAAGCTTGAGGTTTTAACTAGTTTTACGATACTAGCAGATATCGCAAAAAATGTTGCAAAAGATAGTGCTAATGTAAATAGTTTGACAAAAATGGGCACAGAGATACATGGATATGAAGCAACTCCAAAAGATATTTTAAAAGCTAAAAAAGCTGATATCATTCTTTATAATGGTTTAAATTTAGAGCTTTGGATGGATAAGTTTTTGAGCAATGCAAAAAAACCTAGTTATAATCTAAGTGATGGTGTCACTCCTATTTTGATAAGCGATGGAGGATACAAAGGCAAACCAAACCCTCATGCGTGGATGAGTATCAAAAATGTTCAAATTTACATTAAAAATATCGTAGAAATTTTTAGTAGGCATGATCCAAAAAATGCTGATATCTATGCTAAAAACGCAGATGAGTATATAAAAATTTTAAATGATTTAGACTCTAAATTTAAAGCCGAGTTTGCCAAAGTTCCGCTTGAACAAAGATATCTTATAACAAGTGAAGGCGCTTTTAGTTATTTAACTAAGGAGTATGATTTAAAAGAACTTTATATATGGAGTGTAAATAGCGATGAGCAAGGCACTACTAAACAGATAAAAAACTTAGTTGATAAGATAAAAAATTCTGAAGCGAAGGTGATTTTTAGTGAGAGCACTATTAGTCCAAAACCTGCTATGACTATAGCAAACGAGAGTGGAATTAGATACGGCGGAGTGCTTTATGTAGATAGTCTAAGTAAAGAAATTCCTACTTATGTAGATCTTATGAAAACTACGGTTTCGACTATTATAAACGGATTAAATAATGGAAAAAATTAG
- a CDS encoding metal ABC transporter ATP-binding protein: MEKISLDVSNLNVRYADVVALEDINFSLEGGNICALIGTNGSGKSTLFKSIMGVIKPKGSVIKICGLSLNDAIKNSLITYVPQNEEIDFDFPISVWELVMMGRYAHMGFFKNPKQSDKIAVEDALKKVDMYEFKDRQISKLSGGQKKRIFIARSLASDAKIILLDEPFNGVDAKTESMILDLLIKLRSSGNLILISTHNLGMAAQYCNRAILLKHKILAYGFTNDVLTPENLSQVFGGSLRHFKIEVDDMSCNIALISDDEKPLIVVDEKVQDGMVNRAF, encoded by the coding sequence ATGGAAAAAATTAGCTTAGATGTTTCAAATTTGAATGTCAGATATGCTGATGTAGTGGCTTTAGAAGATATAAACTTTAGTTTAGAAGGTGGAAACATATGCGCTCTTATCGGTACAAACGGAAGCGGTAAATCAACTCTTTTTAAGTCTATAATGGGAGTAATAAAGCCAAAAGGCTCAGTTATAAAAATATGCGGTTTAAGTCTTAATGATGCGATAAAAAATAGTCTCATAACATACGTTCCTCAAAATGAAGAGATAGACTTTGACTTTCCTATAAGCGTATGGGAGCTTGTAATGATGGGCAGATATGCTCATATGGGATTTTTTAAAAATCCAAAACAGAGTGATAAAATAGCAGTAGAAGATGCTTTGAAAAAAGTAGATATGTATGAGTTTAAAGATCGTCAAATTTCTAAATTAAGCGGTGGTCAAAAAAAGCGTATATTTATAGCAAGATCTTTGGCCAGCGATGCTAAAATCATACTTTTAGACGAACCTTTTAATGGAGTTGATGCAAAAACCGAGAGTATGATACTAGATCTTCTTATAAAACTTCGTTCAAGTGGAAATCTTATTCTTATATCTACTCATAATCTTGGAATGGCTGCTCAGTATTGCAATAGAGCGATACTTCTTAAACATAAGATCTTGGCTTACGGATTTACGAACGATGTTTTAACTCCTGAAAATCTCAGTCAGGTTTTTGGCGGAAGTTTAAGACATTTTAAGATAGAAGTCGACGATATGAGTTGTAATATAGCTCTTATAAGCGACGATGAAAAACCGCTTATAGTGGTAGATGAAAAGGTGCAAGATGGAATGGTTAATAGAGCCTTTTAA
- a CDS encoding metal ABC transporter permease, producing MEWLIEPFNYSYIVKAHIVSLFLCAFCGFLSCFLILKSYSLLADALSHSVTPGVVIAYMMSFSYTISSFICGLFALCSMGLVSRSSKLKTDTIIGVTFSSFFALSLFLVSIYPVSIKLETVFLGDVLSLNDSEVYELIFLIFILFLFLIFSYQKIKFIFFDELGASSVGINVKFYKILFFMLLCFCTVASLKTVGAILVTAMLITPAASASMISFKFNQRVILATLFAGFSGFFGVYISYFLDTYASAMIVLTQILIFIVCFLYKRIVYDRVFA from the coding sequence ATGGAATGGTTAATAGAGCCTTTTAATTACTCATATATAGTAAAAGCGCACATCGTAAGTCTGTTTTTATGCGCTTTTTGTGGGTTTTTATCTTGTTTTTTGATCTTAAAGTCCTATTCTCTATTAGCTGACGCTCTCTCTCACAGCGTAACACCAGGAGTAGTTATAGCATATATGATGAGTTTTTCTTATACTATTTCTAGCTTTATATGCGGTTTGTTTGCACTTTGTAGTATGGGTTTAGTGTCGCGCAGTTCAAAGCTAAAAACAGATACGATAATAGGAGTGACTTTCTCATCGTTTTTTGCTCTTAGTCTATTTTTGGTTTCGATTTATCCGGTTTCTATAAAGCTCGAAACCGTATTTTTAGGCGATGTTTTGAGTTTAAATGATAGCGAAGTTTATGAGCTTATATTTCTTATATTTATACTATTTTTATTTCTTATTTTTAGTTATCAAAAGATTAAATTTATATTTTTTGATGAGCTAGGTGCTAGTAGTGTTGGTATAAATGTTAAATTTTATAAGATTTTATTTTTTATGTTACTTTGTTTTTGTACCGTTGCTAGTTTAAAAACGGTTGGAGCTATTTTGGTAACTGCTATGTTAATCACTCCTGCTGCGAGCGCTTCTATGATTAGTTTTAAATTTAACCAAAGAGTGATTTTAGCTACATTATTTGCCGGATTTAGTGGATTTTTTGGAGTTTATATCAGCTATTTTTTAGATACTTACGCCTCTGCTATGATAGTTTTAACTCAGATTTTGATTTTTATCGTCTGTTTTTTATATAAAAGGATAGTTTATGATAGAGTTTTTGCTTGA
- a CDS encoding metal ABC transporter permease, which yields MIEFLLEPLRYDFMQIALFMAFGVSIVCAVLSCFLVLKSYSLLGDALSHSVMPGMILSYAAGLPLGVGAFISSLGCLWIIEFLKQRSGLKNDAIIGMSFTGFFAFGLLLYSKVESPLHINEILFGNLLGVSASSMQNSLVVFAMVLIVILLFFRRFFTVFFDEVNARLVGLNPKNYYYLMLLILSFVVVFGFSAVGIILVVAMLILPGAAAFLVTSKFWMMQICAVSFAIFSSLFGIIVSFHMDSSTQALIVLAQTLIFVFCLAYSKIKAL from the coding sequence ATGATAGAGTTTTTGCTTGAACCTTTAAGATATGATTTTATGCAAATAGCCCTTTTTATGGCATTTGGAGTAAGCATTGTATGCGCAGTTTTGTCTTGTTTCTTGGTTTTAAAGTCCTACTCCTTACTAGGAGATGCACTCTCTCACTCTGTAATGCCAGGAATGATACTATCTTACGCTGCTGGTCTTCCTCTTGGAGTAGGGGCGTTTATATCTAGCCTTGGCTGCTTGTGGATAATTGAGTTTTTAAAACAAAGAAGCGGTCTTAAAAATGATGCTATCATAGGTATGAGTTTTACCGGATTTTTTGCTTTTGGACTTTTGCTTTATAGTAAAGTAGAGAGTCCTTTGCATATAAATGAGATTTTATTTGGAAATTTGCTCGGAGTTAGTGCTAGTAGTATGCAAAATTCACTTGTAGTTTTTGCAATGGTTTTGATTGTGATTCTTCTATTTTTTAGAAGATTTTTTACTGTTTTTTTTGATGAAGTAAATGCGAGATTAGTTGGATTAAATCCAAAAAATTACTACTATTTAATGCTTTTGATACTTAGCTTTGTAGTTGTTTTTGGTTTTAGTGCGGTTGGAATTATACTAGTTGTGGCTATGCTGATTTTACCTGGAGCTGCTGCATTTTTAGTAACTAGTAAATTTTGGATGATGCAAATTTGTGCGGTTAGTTTTGCTATTTTTAGTTCACTTTTTGGTATTATAGTGAGCTTTCATATGGACTCTAGTACTCAAGCTCTTATAGTTTTAGCTCAGACTTTGATATTTGTATTTTGTCTTGCGTATTCAAAGATTAAGGCGTTATGA
- a CDS encoding apolipoprotein N-acyltransferase — protein MKIQSLAWVSFSKNLSTYFTLNFIRNGFEIAILISNFIFLSLLELKIFIYIGMISAVIGLYFILKSTKQVWFWSGFFIGMFWFYWISFSLFYYGFWYLIPLGIVGISTIYAFLFLVSGYFSNLILRSIMLMALGYFYPFDFNWFNLELIFVDTIFKPQIWTLGAVLVAIICYIKFGLKAGFPILIILLFLNLNSKTSPNLLPFNVELVHTNVPQSKKWERSLRSKFIDENLLLIDKAIEKNASLIVFPESAFPLFLDHQPELLDILKQKSNNIAIVAGALGYENNMSYNAAYVLQNGNVQRLDKVVLVPFGEEIPLPEFFKNLINNIFFEGKKDFERATSVSDYEILGVKIRSAICYEASRDELYENSPKFMIAITNNGWFVPSTEPKLQEKLLKYYSFKHKTTIYHSVNGSKSEIITP, from the coding sequence ATGAAGATACAATCTCTGGCATGGGTGTCCTTTAGTAAAAATTTAAGTACATATTTTACCTTAAATTTTATAAGAAATGGCTTTGAAATAGCAATTTTAATATCAAATTTTATATTTCTATCTCTTTTAGAACTTAAAATTTTTATATACATAGGAATGATTTCAGCCGTTATCGGACTCTATTTTATATTAAAATCAACTAAACAAGTATGGTTTTGGAGCGGATTTTTTATCGGCATGTTTTGGTTTTATTGGATAAGTTTTAGCCTTTTTTACTATGGATTTTGGTATCTTATCCCACTTGGGATAGTAGGCATATCTACTATTTATGCGTTTTTATTTTTAGTTAGCGGATATTTTTCAAATTTAATATTAAGATCTATTATGTTAATGGCTCTTGGGTATTTTTATCCGTTTGATTTTAACTGGTTTAATCTTGAATTAATATTTGTAGATACTATTTTTAAGCCACAAATTTGGACTCTTGGAGCAGTTTTAGTTGCCATTATATGCTATATCAAATTTGGATTGAAAGCAGGATTTCCTATTTTGATTATACTTCTTTTTTTAAATTTAAATAGCAAAACTAGTCCAAATTTACTGCCTTTTAATGTAGAACTAGTACATACGAATGTTCCTCAAAGTAAAAAATGGGAGCGAAGTTTAAGATCTAAATTTATAGATGAAAATCTGCTGTTAATAGACAAAGCTATAGAAAAAAACGCTAGTTTAATCGTATTTCCAGAAAGTGCGTTTCCTCTATTTTTGGATCATCAGCCCGAGCTACTAGATATTTTAAAACAAAAATCAAATAATATAGCCATAGTAGCAGGAGCTCTAGGATATGAAAATAATATGTCGTATAATGCAGCTTACGTGCTTCAAAACGGGAATGTACAAAGACTTGATAAAGTAGTTTTAGTGCCTTTTGGTGAGGAAATTCCACTTCCTGAGTTTTTCAAAAATTTAATAAATAATATATTTTTTGAAGGCAAAAAAGACTTCGAAAGAGCTACTAGCGTAAGCGACTACGAGATATTGGGAGTGAAAATAAGAAGCGCAATATGTTATGAGGCTAGTAGAGATGAATTATACGAAAACTCGCCTAAATTTATGATAGCAATTACGAATAACGGTTGGTTTGTCCCCTCAACAGAGCCAAAACTGCAGGAAAAACTACTAAAATACTATTCTTTTAAGCATAAAACTACTATTTATCACAGTGTAAATGGTAGCAAAAGTGAAATCATAACGCCTTAA
- the yajC gene encoding preprotein translocase subunit YajC — MPEIVSSLLPLIVLFAIFYFLVIRPQQKQQKEHRNMLSNLQKGDKIVTNGGLFCEVVKPEDDFIKVKLNDEVIVRIDRNFVAKKIDKIEKSDA, encoded by the coding sequence ATGCCAGAGATTGTATCTTCATTATTACCTCTAATTGTATTATTTGCAATTTTTTATTTTTTGGTTATAAGACCGCAGCAAAAGCAGCAAAAAGAGCATAGAAATATGCTATCAAATCTTCAAAAAGGCGATAAGATCGTTACAAATGGAGGCTTGTTTTGCGAGGTCGTAAAACCTGAGGATGATTTTATCAAAGTTAAGCTTAATGATGAGGTAATCGTAAGAATCGATCGCAACTTCGTAGCTAAAAAAATAGACAAAATCGAGAAAAGCGATGCTTAA
- the secD gene encoding protein translocase subunit SecD, giving the protein MLKGRVTYRLVIFILALIFGLGFSMPSFLQSEKGYKISLGLDLQGGLHMLLGVQTDEAITSKIKSIASSIRYFTNKNDILVENLKTDTDTVHLTILDSDEAKKIDEMLKGIKGLDIKKDGLNYRISLTAAEKIDTAKYAVDQAVETIRNRLDQFGLAEPTVAKQGENQILVELPGIKTAADEQRAKDLIAKSAHLQLMALDEKRQDQANKMTEAEATAYGDVLYPDVKNPKFKYLIKDIPVLDGNMLVDARVAFDNQTNSPIISFTLNAEGARIFGDFTGSNVGKRLAIVLDGKVYSAPVINERIGGGSGQISGGFSVEEAHDVAIALRSGALLAPVNMLEKRSIGPSLGQQSIDQSMVALAGGAILVVLFMVLIYGLAGVLANIALVVNILLLVAVMALFGATLTLPGMAGILLTIGMAVDANVIINERIRELLKAGQSVHVSIEKGYENAMSAIIDSNLTTLITSAALYAYGTGPVKGFAVTMSIGILASMLTAILGTHGMFEFLGKKIENNKNSVLWFGYKIRKVA; this is encoded by the coding sequence ATGCTTAAAGGTAGAGTAACTTATAGACTAGTTATTTTTATCTTAGCTCTTATATTTGGGCTTGGCTTTTCGATGCCAAGCTTTTTACAGAGCGAAAAGGGATATAAAATAAGCTTAGGTCTTGACTTGCAAGGCGGCTTACATATGCTACTTGGCGTACAAACAGATGAAGCCATTACTTCAAAAATAAAATCAATTGCTTCTAGTATCAGATATTTTACAAATAAAAACGATATCTTAGTAGAAAATTTAAAAACCGATACCGATACTGTTCATTTAACTATCTTAGATAGCGATGAAGCTAAAAAAATAGATGAAATGCTAAAAGGTATTAAAGGCTTAGATATTAAAAAAGATGGTTTAAATTATAGAATTTCTTTAACAGCGGCTGAAAAGATAGATACGGCTAAATATGCAGTAGATCAAGCTGTTGAAACCATAAGAAATAGATTAGATCAATTCGGTCTTGCCGAGCCTACCGTAGCAAAACAAGGTGAAAATCAGATCTTAGTCGAGCTTCCCGGTATAAAAACTGCCGCCGATGAACAAAGAGCTAAAGATCTTATAGCTAAATCAGCACATCTTCAGCTTATGGCTCTTGATGAAAAGAGGCAAGATCAAGCAAATAAAATGACTGAAGCCGAAGCGACTGCTTATGGAGATGTACTTTACCCCGATGTAAAAAATCCTAAATTTAAATATCTCATAAAAGATATTCCTGTGCTTGATGGAAATATGTTAGTTGATGCAAGAGTTGCATTTGATAATCAGACGAATTCTCCCATCATAAGTTTTACTTTAAATGCTGAAGGTGCTAGAATATTCGGTGATTTTACAGGATCAAATGTTGGAAAACGTCTTGCTATAGTGCTTGATGGTAAGGTATATTCAGCTCCGGTTATAAATGAAAGAATTGGCGGTGGAAGCGGTCAGATAAGTGGAGGATTTAGCGTAGAAGAGGCTCACGATGTTGCCATAGCTCTTAGAAGCGGTGCACTTTTAGCTCCTGTTAATATGCTAGAAAAAAGAAGTATAGGACCTAGTTTAGGACAACAAAGCATAGATCAAAGTATGGTAGCGCTAGCTGGCGGAGCTATTTTGGTTGTTTTATTTATGGTGCTTATTTATGGACTTGCCGGAGTTTTGGCAAATATAGCTTTAGTAGTAAACATATTACTTTTAGTGGCCGTGATGGCTCTTTTTGGAGCTACTTTGACTTTGCCGGGTATGGCTGGAATTTTGCTTACTATAGGTATGGCAGTAGATGCTAATGTTATCATAAATGAACGGATACGAGAACTTTTAAAAGCCGGTCAGAGCGTTCACGTTAGTATAGAAAAAGGTTATGAAAACGCCATGAGCGCGATAATCGATTCAAATTTAACCACGCTCATAACTTCAGCTGCTTTATATGCTTATGGAACAGGTCCAGTTAAAGGATTTGCCGTTACTATGAGTATAGGTATTTTGGCATCTATGTTAACTGCTATATTAGGAACTCATGGTATGTTTGAGTTTTTAGGTAAAAAGATAGAAAATAATAAAAACAGCGTGCTGTGGTTTGGATATAAGATAAGGAAGGTAGCTTAA
- the secF gene encoding protein translocase subunit SecF, protein MQIFDNGRIYDFMGKRWLFFCFSFILFFGSIVLICTKGLNYGIDFSGGTLIQVKYEGKAPLDDIRDKLAANEVLKNANVTEFGSDEEITIRYSGSSDSLGSDPGAVVTSILEGTGKFEIRRVDVVGPKVGSELRQKGLMAIGVSLILILIYIGVRFEWRFALSAIISEIHDVVITIGAISLLSIDVNLDTLAAVLTVLGYSLNDTIIIFDRIRERVKESKFIKLNDVINESVSLTLSRTIMTSITTLLAVLVLFFFGGDMINGFSIIMLIGIIIGTISSVFIASPMLGWFKFSVDHYRSHLAAKEVKRKEKERIRAMYEKGTI, encoded by the coding sequence ATGCAGATATTCGATAATGGTAGAATTTATGATTTTATGGGCAAGAGATGGCTATTTTTTTGCTTTTCTTTTATACTATTTTTTGGTTCTATCGTACTTATTTGTACTAAAGGATTAAACTATGGAATTGATTTTTCCGGCGGTACTCTTATACAAGTAAAATACGAAGGAAAAGCACCTCTTGATGATATAAGAGATAAGCTTGCCGCAAATGAAGTCCTTAAAAATGCGAATGTAACAGAGTTTGGTTCAGATGAAGAGATCACGATTAGATACTCAGGAAGTAGCGATAGCTTAGGAAGTGATCCAGGAGCCGTAGTAACAAGTATCCTTGAAGGCACCGGCAAATTTGAGATAAGAAGAGTAGATGTCGTAGGTCCAAAAGTAGGTAGTGAGCTTAGACAAAAAGGTTTAATGGCGATAGGCGTTTCTCTTATTTTAATACTTATTTATATTGGGGTGAGATTTGAGTGGAGATTTGCTTTGTCTGCTATTATCAGTGAAATTCATGACGTGGTAATAACGATAGGAGCTATAAGCTTACTTAGTATAGACGTAAATTTAGACACGTTAGCTGCCGTATTAACAGTACTTGGATACTCGCTAAATGATACTATTATTATATTTGATAGAATTAGAGAAAGAGTAAAAGAGAGTAAATTTATAAAACTAAACGATGTTATAAATGAGTCTGTTTCGCTAACTTTGTCAAGAACTATTATGACTTCGATTACTACATTATTAGCGGTTTTAGTGCTATTTTTCTTTGGTGGAGATATGATAAATGGATTTTCTATTATTATGCTTATAGGTATCATCATAGGTACCATTAGTTCGGTATTTATAGCTTCTCCTATGCTTGGCTGGTTTAAATTTAGCGTTGATCATTATAGATCTCATCTTGCAGCTAAAGAGGTTAAGAGAAAAGAAAAAGAGAGAATTCGTGCTATGTATGAAAAAGGAACTATTTAA
- a CDS encoding DUF6394 family protein codes for MNWGKVIYTFFALMSLTTTAGFLYDKSEITLFIAASINLISTLLKIGVRNMLSAELFASSLVADLHLIPAFVLLVIGANEVIVYSLVIGGVIANIFSMFLLLTEASKIRDEF; via the coding sequence ATGAATTGGGGTAAGGTTATATACACGTTTTTTGCTCTTATGAGCTTGACCACGACTGCCGGATTTTTATATGATAAGAGTGAGATTACGTTATTTATAGCAGCTAGTATAAATTTGATTTCTACTTTACTTAAAATAGGAGTTAGAAATATGCTCTCTGCCGAGCTATTTGCTAGCTCCCTTGTGGCTGATTTGCATTTAATTCCGGCTTTTGTTCTTTTAGTTATAGGAGCTAATGAAGTTATAGTATATTCTTTAGTTATCGGCGGAGTAATAGCAAATATATTTTCTATGTTTTTACTTCTAACTGAAGCTAGCAAAATAAGAGATGAATTTTAA
- the leuS gene encoding leucine--tRNA ligase, whose amino-acid sequence MEYNAKNIEYKWQQIWKKNGYSEPKDDYSLPKKYILSMFPYPSGRLHMGHVRNYSIGDALSRYYRNRGYNVLQPIGFDSFGMPAENAAIKHKIHPKIWTYDNIDYMTKELDALGFSFSKKRLFATSDPLYTRWEQEFFIRMYEKGLVYRKSAVVNWCENDQTVLANEQVEDGKCWRCGHEVIQKEMPGYYLKITDYANELLECLKDLEGKWPNQVLTMQENWIGKSYGLEFEFKFDSSSKILLDGMDGFKVFTTRPDTIYGVSYAAIAPEHIVVKKLLEKNILDDATSAKLKFILNQSPKQRQSIDKDGVSLGLNVIHPLTNELIPVWCANFVLAEYGGGAVMSVPAHDERDFEFASKFNLNIKQIIKSDTLPYCEKSGVYINSELINGLAYEEAREKIISKFEKEGWGNRVTNYKLRDWGISRQRYWGAPIPMIHCKKCGVVPENISNLPVKLPDDVVITGEGNPLDKHSEFKNCKCPKCGSQATRETDTMDTFFESSWYFARFASDEKTWEDVAFDKKSVDYWMSVDQYIGGIEHAILHLLYARFFQKALRDLGYLRDCEPFDSLLTQGMVLKDGSKMSKSKGNTVDPDDIINKFGADTARLFILFAAPPQKELEWNDSAVEGAFKFINRLYDRSDNAYKTEILPQINHSNLNKDEKYARLKVYEALKKSTDVFENSFAFNTLIAACMEALNGLNAQNNKDIWTEGYFIILNLLEPIIPHACHELSNELFGLKNFTKLSLKDEVFVKDSLNLAITVNGKRRSEIEVSAFESDDKILEIAKQEVSKWIEGKEILKEIYVPNKLVNLVIKG is encoded by the coding sequence ATGGAATATAATGCTAAAAATATTGAATACAAATGGCAACAAATTTGGAAAAAAAATGGTTATAGTGAGCCAAAAGACGACTATTCACTGCCTAAAAAATATATTCTTTCTATGTTTCCCTATCCTAGCGGTAGGCTTCATATGGGTCATGTTAGAAACTATAGTATAGGAGACGCTCTTTCTCGGTACTACAGAAATAGAGGCTATAATGTTTTACAACCAATAGGATTTGATAGTTTTGGTATGCCGGCGGAAAATGCAGCTATAAAGCATAAAATTCACCCTAAAATTTGGACTTATGATAATATAGATTATATGACAAAAGAGCTTGACGCTCTAGGTTTTAGTTTTTCTAAAAAGAGACTTTTTGCTACTAGTGATCCTCTATATACTAGATGGGAGCAGGAATTTTTTATTAGAATGTATGAAAAAGGGCTTGTATATAGAAAATCAGCTGTCGTAAATTGGTGTGAAAATGATCAAACTGTTTTAGCTAATGAACAAGTAGAAGATGGAAAATGCTGGAGATGCGGGCATGAAGTTATACAAAAAGAGATGCCGGGGTATTATCTAAAAATTACAGACTATGCAAATGAGCTATTAGAGTGTTTAAAAGATTTAGAGGGTAAATGGCCAAATCAAGTTTTAACTATGCAAGAAAACTGGATAGGTAAAAGTTATGGACTTGAGTTTGAGTTTAAATTCGATAGCAGTAGTAAAATTTTGCTTGATGGTATGGATGGATTTAAAGTATTTACAACTCGTCCTGATACCATATATGGAGTTAGTTACGCCGCTATAGCTCCTGAACATATAGTTGTAAAAAAGTTGCTTGAAAAAAACATACTTGATGACGCCACATCTGCTAAGTTAAAATTTATATTAAATCAAAGTCCAAAGCAGAGACAATCTATCGATAAAGACGGTGTTAGTTTAGGATTAAACGTAATTCATCCGCTAACTAACGAACTTATACCTGTTTGGTGTGCAAATTTTGTACTTGCTGAATATGGCGGCGGAGCCGTTATGTCTGTGCCTGCTCATGATGAGAGGGATTTTGAGTTTGCTAGCAAATTTAATCTAAATATCAAGCAAATTATAAAATCAGATACTCTTCCATACTGCGAAAAAAGTGGAGTTTATATAAACTCAGAACTTATAAACGGACTTGCGTATGAGGAAGCTAGAGAGAAGATAATCTCTAAATTTGAAAAAGAGGGCTGGGGAAATAGAGTTACAAATTATAAGCTTCGTGACTGGGGAATTTCTCGTCAAAGATACTGGGGAGCCCCTATACCGATGATACACTGTAAAAAATGCGGCGTAGTACCTGAAAATATATCAAATCTTCCTGTTAAATTGCCTGATGATGTAGTCATAACTGGAGAGGGAAATCCTCTTGATAAGCATAGCGAGTTTAAAAACTGTAAATGTCCAAAATGCGGTAGTCAAGCTACAAGAGAAACGGATACTATGGATACGTTTTTTGAAAGTTCATGGTATTTTGCAAGGTTTGCAAGTGATGAAAAAACATGGGAAGATGTAGCTTTTGATAAAAAAAGCGTCGATTACTGGATGAGCGTTGATCAGTATATCGGAGGAATTGAGCATGCTATATTGCATCTTTTATATGCTAGATTTTTTCAAAAAGCTTTGAGAGATCTTGGGTATTTAAGGGATTGCGAACCGTTTGACAGTCTTTTAACTCAAGGAATGGTGCTAAAAGACGGTTCTAAAATGAGCAAAAGCAAAGGAAATACCGTAGATCCAGATGATATTATAAATAAATTTGGAGCCGATACGGCAAGGCTATTTATACTTTTTGCAGCACCTCCTCAAAAAGAGCTTGAGTGGAATGATAGCGCAGTAGAAGGAGCATTTAAATTTATAAATAGACTTTATGATAGAAGCGATAATGCTTATAAAACTGAAATTTTACCGCAAATCAACCATTCAAATTTAAATAAAGACGAAAAATATGCTAGATTAAAAGTTTATGAAGCTCTCAAAAAATCAACCGATGTTTTTGAAAATAGCTTTGCTTTTAACACGCTTATAGCAGCTTGTATGGAGGCTTTAAACGGTTTGAACGCTCAAAATAATAAAGATATATGGACCGAGGGTTACTTTATTATTTTAAATTTACTTGAGCCTATTATTCCTCATGCTTGCCATGAGCTTAGTAATGAGCTGTTTGGTCTTAAAAATTTCACGAAATTAAGTTTAAAAGATGAAGTTTTTGTAAAAGATAGCTTAAATTTAGCCATAACAGTAAATGGCAAACGTCGCTCGGAAATAGAAGTGTCTGCCTTTGAAAGCGATGATAAAATTTTAGAGATAGCTAAACAAGAGGTTTCTAAATGGATAGAAGGTAAAGAGATATTAAAAGAAATATATGTGCCTAATAAGCTTGTAAATTTAGTTATAAAGGGCTAG